TACCAGGTCTTCAGCGATGTCGTTCTTGCAAACAAGGACTACATGGACATCGTCCTCAACCCCGACCTCTACTACAACGAGACCTACCACATGGGACTCGTTAACGACAAGGGACAGTTCGAGATCCACGACGGAAAGGTCAAAGTCGTCGACACCAAGGGAGACGACCACGACCTGTACGACCCCTATGACTACCTCGACCACATCGGAGAGGCAGTCGAGCCCTGGTCCTACGAGAAGTTCCCCTACCTGAGGAACCCCGGATACAAGGGACTCGTAGCAGGACAGAACAGCGGTCTGTACAGAGCATCACCCCTTTCCAGGCTCAACGTCGCAAAGGAGATGCCCACACCCCTCGCTCAGGAGAAGTTCCTCGAGTACAAGGGAATCCTCAAGGACAAGGGAATCACCGGACCTTGCCAGCACACACTGGTCACCCACTGGGCAAGGATCATCGAGTTGCTCTGCTGCGCTGAGAAGTGTCTCAAGGATGCAGAGTGCCCCGACCTGACCAACAGCGACATCAAGCAGAAGGACATCCAGGCCGGCGGACGCGGAGTAGGATGTGTCGAGGCTCCCAGAGGAACCCTGACCCACGACTACACCTGCGACGAGAACGGAATCGTTACAGCATGTAACCTCGTTGTCGGAACCACCAACAACAACGGACCCATCTGTATGGATGTTGCAAAGGTCGCAAAGGCCCTCATCCACAACTATGAGGTCTCACCCGGTCTGCTGAACATGGTTGAGATGGCGTTCAGGGCATACGACCCCTGCAACTCCTGTGCAACCCACAGCCTGCCCGGACAGATGCCCCTGACCGCAGTGATCAGGAACTCTGATGGATCGGTCTACGACACCGTAACTCGCAACTGAGTGACAAAACCCTGGGAGGGGAAACCCTCCCTCTTTGCCTTTGTATTTTGAACAACCGGGAGGGGAGGAAACTCCCCGACCGGTCCATTTTCTTTTTTCACATCAGATCTGAAGGCTTTCTTACAGCAGGACAAGAATCACATTGAACAATCAACTGTATTTCGCGCGGGTCGTAGGTCCCTGCTTGAAACGGTTGTTCTCTCTGCCAGTAATCATAAGATTCGATCTCCTACCGAGATATACGCCGTCAAGAAGGTAGATATGTGCATTATCTAGGTCCAGGAGGTCACTGGTGAGGATGGGTCCCAGCAGTTCCTCTCCGATCACATTAACCGGCGATCCACCAAGCATCCTGTTGAATGCGGGTATGACTATGAAGTTCTCAGGCAGTTTGGGATACTTCTCATCCTCGGTCTTACAGAATTTCCCTCTGAACCAACAAGGCTCGGTCATCTGTCTCCCAACGCCGTCTCTGAACATCACAGCAGGGTGATTGTGTGCGAGGACCAGTGTCTCACAGTTCATCACCATTTCTGCGGGCCACGTATGTCCGTGCACGAAACCGACATCATCGATCTTGATGCCTGTGGATGGCCGGATATGCACCCTGCTAGGCAGGAACTCCTCGATCATGGTGTCATGGTTCCCTCTCACGACTTCGATGGAGTCGAAACGTTCCATAAGGCTTTCGAAGAAATCGGGTATCTCCCTGTATTCCTGTTTGGAGGAACCGGGAACCGAATCCTTCACATCCCCTATGACGATAAGTCTGTTGATGTCCTCATCGGCAGCGTCCAGTATGACCTGCCTCATATCGTTCGTATGGGATTGAAGATGGAATCCCTTGGATCTCAGATGTGATTCAACACCTATGTGGAGATCGCCTATGACAAGCGAGTTACCAGCCTTCAGGGCGGGCGTCCCGTAGACTGGCTGCAGATCCATTCTTACCTCAGATTGTCCCTGAGGACATGGGGTATCTCTTCTATGACATCGGTAGCGATGAGTCCATAGGATTTGTCCCTGAATGCGTACTCCCCTGCCTTTCC
This Thermoplasmata archaeon DNA region includes the following protein-coding sequences:
- a CDS encoding metallophosphoesterase, which translates into the protein MDLQPVYGTPALKAGNSLVIGDLHIGVESHLRSKGFHLQSHTNDMRQVILDAADEDINRLIVIGDVKDSVPGSSKQEYREIPDFFESLMERFDSIEVVRGNHDTMIEEFLPSRVHIRPSTGIKIDDVGFVHGHTWPAEMVMNCETLVLAHNHPAVMFRDGVGRQMTEPCWFRGKFCKTEDEKYPKLPENFIVIPAFNRMLGGSPVNVIGEELLGPILTSDLLDLDNAHIYLLDGVYLGRRSNLMITGRENNRFKQGPTTRAKYS
- a CDS encoding Ni/Fe hydrogenase subunit alpha; its protein translation is MAGPIIWDDKQKVTGNRVTVDPITRLEGHGKIEIFLDDKGDVTNAYWQVPEVRGFERFCIGRKVTELNQITARLCGVCPGAHHLASTKAIDGCYNTKPTDVAYLLRDTFYNAHFVHSHIAHFYALAAPDFVCGPAAPAAERNVLGVVARVGLELGSAVLKTRAEAQKVQAIIGGKPTHPVMGVPGGVTTSITKEQQQEIIGYAKDMVEFAKTSYQVFSDVVLANKDYMDIVLNPDLYYNETYHMGLVNDKGQFEIHDGKVKVVDTKGDDHDLYDPYDYLDHIGEAVEPWSYEKFPYLRNPGYKGLVAGQNSGLYRASPLSRLNVAKEMPTPLAQEKFLEYKGILKDKGITGPCQHTLVTHWARIIELLCCAEKCLKDAECPDLTNSDIKQKDIQAGGRGVGCVEAPRGTLTHDYTCDENGIVTACNLVVGTTNNNGPICMDVAKVAKALIHNYEVSPGLLNMVEMAFRAYDPCNSCATHSLPGQMPLTAVIRNSDGSVYDTVTRN